The following proteins come from a genomic window of Leishmania major strain Friedlin complete genome, chromosome 17:
- a CDS encoding putative RNA-binding protein, with translation MMDGRLVQTSCRTTHFSAVEATLRDWPEVEAVGSFREKKNNKRDITTVFVTFRDEAAAKAARAKLDAIPGIAEAATALSASPEQEKGAASSSRSKRSRTKKGNTGSDKKSLAAEFLNFESYEDQKQRKVHARRRSNGVPEVVGAETTRRGREGRGMSRGNNNNSRGAGGNHRGMRGRGGAHLQPQQNFQQPQQYQQHQLHPPLPPPPPRLPPFEANVAFIDNVPFGTTNRYLMEHFSAFGRILDVNRFELMVMICFDNPESVQQCIQHMNGSKIHDNVITVSSGTIRIPGSVAIQMGV, from the coding sequence ATGATGGACGGTCGCCTTGTGCAGACGTCGTGCCGGACGACGCACTTttcggcggtggaggcgacgctgcgggATTGGCCTGAGGTCGAGGCGGTCGGCTCCTTCCGCGAGAAGAAGAACAACAAGAGGGACATCACGACGGTGTTCGTCACCTTtcgcgacgaggcggcggcgaaggcggccaGGGCGAAGCTCGATGCCATTCCCGGTATCGCTGAGGCGGCCACTGCTTTGTCTGCCTCTCCGGAgcaggagaagggggcggccagcagcagtcgAAGCAAGCGCTCGCGGACGAAGAAGGGAAACACCGGTAGTGACAAGAAGAGCCTCGCTGCGGAGTTCTTGAACTTTGAGTCGTATGAGGATcagaagcagcgcaaggtgcacgcgaggaggaggagtaaCGGCGTGCCGGAAGTGGTGGGTGCGGAGACGACGCGTAGGGGCCGCGAAGGGCGTGGAATGAGCCGCGGCAATAACAACAACAgccgcggtgctggtggcaaCCACCGTGGCATGCGtggtcgcggtggcgctcatctgcagccgcagcagaaCTTtcaacagccgcagcagtaccagcagcaccagctccacccgccgctgcccccaccgccgccgcgcctacCGCCGTTCGAGGCGAACGTTGCCTTCATTGACAACGTGCCGTTCGGCACCACGAATAGATACCTCATGGAGCACTTCTCCGCCTTCGGCCGCATTCTGGATGTGAACCGTTTCGAGCTGATGGTCATGATCTGCTTTGACAACCCGGAgtcggtgcagcagtgcaTCCAGCACATGAACGGCAGCAAGATCCACGACAACGTTATAACAGTGAGCAGTGGCACCATCCGCATCCCCGGCAGCGTCGCAATCCAGATGGGTGTTTAA